In the genome of Acidimicrobiales bacterium, one region contains:
- the selA gene encoding L-seryl-tRNA(Sec) selenium transferase, which yields MRPPSVDALARDIADVGLPHPLLVDAARRAIAGGDPGSARAVAEATARALLQPVVNATGVLLHTNLGRAPVSHRTDARYANLEFDLATGTRGSRRHHAGALLARACGAEDALVVNNGAAAVVLVLAALAVDRAVVVSRGELVEIGGGFRVPEVLEQSGARLVEVGTTNRTRRGDYAEAVERTDPALILKVHQSNYRIVGFTEDVSVASLSGLGVPVVADIGSGLLDAATPWLAAGPPPWVAAEPAARQTLAAGAALVTFSGDKLLGGPQAGVIAGHADLVDRCARHPLARAFRAGGLVLSALQETALAYLRRDGDAIPFWRMATVPVAALRARAEALATGLDGVEVVECESVPGGGSVPGLAIPSAGVAVAGAAAADVLRAGDPPVVARVAEDRTILDLRTVDPADDQVLAKALAALPR from the coding sequence GTGCGACCACCGTCCGTCGACGCCCTGGCCAGGGACATCGCCGACGTCGGCCTACCCCACCCCCTCCTGGTCGACGCCGCCCGCCGGGCCATCGCCGGCGGCGACCCCGGCTCGGCCCGCGCCGTCGCCGAGGCCACCGCCCGCGCGCTCCTCCAGCCCGTCGTCAACGCCACCGGCGTGCTGCTCCACACCAACCTGGGCCGGGCGCCCGTCTCGCACCGCACCGACGCCCGCTACGCCAACCTGGAGTTCGACCTGGCCACCGGGACACGGGGGTCGCGCCGCCACCACGCCGGCGCCCTCCTGGCCCGGGCCTGCGGCGCCGAGGACGCCCTCGTCGTCAACAACGGGGCGGCCGCCGTGGTGCTGGTGCTGGCGGCGCTGGCCGTCGACCGGGCCGTGGTCGTCAGCCGCGGCGAGCTGGTGGAGATCGGCGGCGGCTTCCGCGTCCCCGAGGTGCTCGAGCAGTCGGGCGCCCGCCTGGTCGAGGTGGGGACCACCAACCGGACCCGCCGGGGGGACTACGCCGAGGCCGTGGAGCGCACCGACCCGGCGTTGATCCTCAAGGTCCACCAGTCCAACTACCGGATCGTGGGGTTCACCGAGGACGTGTCGGTGGCGTCGTTGTCCGGCCTCGGGGTGCCGGTGGTCGCCGACATCGGGTCGGGCCTGCTCGACGCGGCCACGCCGTGGCTGGCCGCCGGGCCGCCGCCGTGGGTCGCCGCCGAACCGGCCGCCCGCCAGACCCTCGCCGCCGGCGCCGCCCTCGTCACCTTCTCGGGCGACAAGCTGCTGGGCGGCCCGCAGGCGGGCGTCATCGCCGGCCACGCCGACCTGGTGGACCGGTGCGCCCGCCACCCGCTGGCCCGCGCCTTCCGGGCCGGGGGGCTGGTCCTGTCCGCCCTCCAGGAGACGGCGCTCGCCTACCTCCGCCGCGACGGCGACGCCATCCCGTTCTGGCGCATGGCGACCGTGCCGGTGGCCGCCCTGCGGGCGCGGGCCGAGGCGCTGGCCACCGGCCTCGACGGCGTCGAGGTGGTGGAGTGCGAGTCGGTGCCCGGCGGCGGGTCGGTGCCGGGCCTGGCTATCCCGTCGGCCGGCGTGGCCGTGGCGGGCGCGGCGGCCGCCGACGTGCTGCGGGCCGGCGACCCGCCCGTCGTCGCCCGCGTCGCCGAGGACCGCACGATCCTCGACCTGCGCACCGTCGATCCGGCCGACGACCAGGTGCTGGCCAAGGCGCTCGCCGCGCTGCCCCGCTGA
- a CDS encoding class I SAM-dependent methyltransferase, producing MQAERFDARGRFGQLAPTYDAVFTGSTGLRAINELELAVVTGRLGDVCGRRVLDAGMGTGRVAEALVGRGAEVVGIDVTPQMLERAHRRVPGAPRILARVGALLPFADRSFDDAVCIRVLKYVGDWPAALAEFRRVLRPGARLVVEIANRRSVARWGYAGYRSQPLSLATVGMTRRMLTDAGFLPWAVDSGTRLPHALYERSGERAAAVLDRVEQVAGRVLGDGVLARSFFVTAELVD from the coding sequence GTGCAGGCTGAGCGCTTCGACGCCCGGGGCCGCTTCGGCCAGCTGGCGCCGACCTACGACGCGGTGTTCACCGGGTCGACCGGGCTGCGTGCCATCAACGAGCTCGAACTGGCGGTCGTGACCGGGCGCCTGGGCGACGTGTGCGGCCGCCGGGTGCTCGACGCCGGCATGGGGACGGGTCGGGTGGCCGAGGCCCTCGTCGGACGGGGCGCCGAGGTCGTGGGCATCGACGTCACCCCCCAGATGCTCGAGCGGGCCCACCGGCGGGTTCCCGGCGCACCACGCATCCTCGCCCGCGTGGGCGCATTGCTGCCCTTCGCCGACCGCTCGTTCGACGACGCCGTGTGCATCCGCGTCCTCAAGTACGTGGGCGACTGGCCGGCGGCGCTCGCCGAGTTCCGGCGTGTGCTGCGGCCGGGCGCCCGCCTGGTGGTGGAGATCGCCAATCGGCGGTCGGTCGCCCGGTGGGGGTACGCCGGGTACCGCTCGCAACCCCTGTCGCTCGCCACCGTCGGGATGACCCGCCGGATGCTCACCGACGCGGGCTTCCTGCCGTGGGCCGTCGATTCCGGCACGCGCCTCCCGCATGCGCTCTACGAGCGCTCCGGCGAGCGGGCGGCGGCCGTGCTGGACCGCGTCGAGCAGGTCGCCGGGCGCGTCCTCGGCGACGGCGTGCTCGCCCGAAGCTTCTTCGTCACCGCCGAGCTGGTTGACTGA
- a CDS encoding glycosyltransferase family 4 protein, with protein MNRVLHVAAAYATHEGMSRTATELARRVTGEHGLCTNRLRTEAPAFDATFEVGGSMTFFPATRAAAVRAAVDRYRPDVVHLHGGILTPLFARGPVLRPPVVASVYGWTTPPSRHELLGSSWSELRCTPAAQARVLVNGVLPAWAMRRALGPGGPVRALLAHDAHLARRLSRASGVPVRLAEIGPGVDNLRATPSFERPVVAFAGRAESARGADTLIDAMPEVLRQHPGARLRLMLLPSPQLPELADLVARSTARHAIDIVTEPVVDLRVEFAMATVGVFPFKFDHTTAMAPPLTVTEAMSVGLPVVVSAVRCMLPVVEARRGTIVVPPRDSGAVARAIVAALEPARWAALSEDAVRAVDRRWNWGNAARVASALYEEVLAGAG; from the coding sequence ATGAACCGCGTCCTCCACGTCGCGGCCGCCTACGCCACGCACGAGGGGATGTCCCGGACGGCCACCGAGCTCGCCCGGCGCGTCACCGGCGAGCACGGGCTGTGCACCAACCGGCTCCGCACGGAAGCGCCCGCCTTCGACGCCACGTTCGAGGTGGGTGGGTCCATGACCTTCTTCCCCGCCACCCGCGCCGCCGCCGTGCGCGCCGCCGTGGACCGGTACCGGCCCGACGTTGTTCATCTCCACGGCGGCATCCTGACGCCGCTCTTCGCCCGAGGACCGGTTCTGAGGCCACCCGTGGTCGCATCGGTGTACGGGTGGACCACGCCGCCGAGCCGGCACGAGTTGCTCGGCTCGTCCTGGTCGGAGCTGCGGTGCACGCCCGCTGCGCAGGCCCGCGTCCTGGTCAACGGCGTCCTGCCCGCCTGGGCGATGAGGCGAGCACTCGGTCCGGGCGGGCCCGTCCGAGCGCTGCTCGCCCACGACGCCCACCTGGCGCGTCGGCTCTCCCGTGCGTCCGGCGTGCCGGTGCGTCTGGCCGAGATCGGCCCGGGCGTCGACAACCTGCGGGCGACCCCCTCCTTCGAGCGCCCGGTGGTGGCCTTCGCCGGGCGGGCCGAGTCGGCGCGGGGCGCCGACACCCTTATCGATGCCATGCCGGAGGTTCTGCGCCAGCATCCGGGCGCCCGCCTGCGGCTCATGCTGCTCCCCTCGCCCCAGCTCCCCGAGCTCGCCGACCTGGTTGCCCGGTCGACCGCCCGTCATGCCATCGACATCGTGACCGAGCCCGTGGTCGACCTGCGGGTGGAGTTCGCCATGGCCACCGTCGGCGTGTTCCCGTTCAAGTTCGACCATACGACGGCCATGGCCCCGCCTCTGACGGTCACCGAAGCGATGAGCGTCGGGCTCCCGGTCGTGGTGTCGGCGGTCCGCTGCATGCTGCCGGTGGTCGAAGCTCGGCGGGGCACCATCGTGGTGCCGCCGCGCGACTCCGGCGCGGTGGCGAGGGCGATCGTCGCCGCCCTGGAGCCGGCCCGGTGGGCGGCCCTATCGGAGGACGCCGTCCGCGCCGTCGACCGGCGTTGGAACTGGGGCAACGCCGCACGCGTGGCTTCGGCCCTGTACGAGGAGGTGCTGGCCGGTGCAGGCTGA
- a CDS encoding transglycosylase domain-containing protein — protein MAGGVARGVGRAVALFLVCALVVPVAVGGTILATFFFAPLPAALPDPRPTVASRISRVFAIDGAGNRMEIGAFREFEQNTPVKPEDIPQVLKDAVISAEDRNFYRHGGIDPRGSLRALWADIRKQRLEQGGSTITQQYVKNAYVGQERTIIRKVREAILASQLDRQVDKDEILFQYLSNIYLGEGIYGVGAASESYFRKPVSQLTLSEAAMIAGLIPAPSRYEPRGNPALADSKRTLVLATMAEEGYITPAERDEAAAQKVWLAVQGPPPGPATLVHPSQQQNTVFPFFVDYVRRYLELRYGPAKVFRGGLEITVTMDPELQAHAEATVADALSGTAAPLEMSMVAVEPPTGYVKALVGGRDFATSQVNLALGGCPRKPTDEKIRIEVEASCWSAPSVGGGGLGRQPGSSFKPFVLAAALSRGFEPTKVYPAPRVFNIPGCRVTATNKCTIGNAEGGGGGSATIESATVRSINTVYAQLVRDVGCRETGEMARALGVTSAWYSPTFHTCSGTYALGVIDVSPLEMASSFGVFASRGERAPPVPVLEVAERTIDGERRVIEDNTRPQRERVLDEIIADAVNDILDETIPNGTARAADIGRPAAGKTGTGQNYTNAWFVGYTPTLSTSVWMGYSNDQKTPLRGIKGVDRVFGGTIPARTWQRFMKTALDDVPVTKFSEAPPIKNLAEALRRDARGGFDPGDQRKLPDPDPGGQWLVEPPPPKPAPPTTLPPVPVPVPGDADAVVAPAVVPGPPAAPTTTAAPPATTPTTRR, from the coding sequence ATGGCCGGTGGTGTGGCACGTGGCGTGGGGCGGGCCGTCGCTCTCTTCCTGGTCTGCGCGCTGGTCGTGCCCGTCGCCGTGGGCGGCACCATCCTGGCCACCTTCTTCTTCGCTCCCCTCCCCGCCGCGCTCCCCGACCCCCGGCCCACGGTGGCCAGCCGGATCAGCCGCGTCTTCGCCATCGACGGGGCCGGCAACCGCATGGAGATCGGCGCCTTCCGCGAGTTCGAGCAGAACACCCCGGTCAAGCCCGAGGACATCCCCCAGGTCCTGAAGGACGCCGTCATCTCGGCCGAGGACAGGAACTTCTACAGGCACGGCGGCATCGATCCGCGGGGCAGCCTGCGGGCCCTGTGGGCCGACATCCGCAAGCAGCGCCTGGAGCAGGGCGGCTCCACCATCACCCAGCAGTACGTCAAGAACGCCTACGTGGGCCAGGAGCGCACCATCATCCGCAAGGTCCGGGAGGCGATCCTCGCCAGCCAGCTCGACCGCCAGGTCGACAAGGACGAGATCCTCTTCCAGTACCTCTCGAACATCTACCTGGGCGAGGGGATCTACGGCGTGGGCGCGGCGTCGGAGAGCTACTTCCGCAAGCCGGTCAGCCAGCTCACGCTCTCCGAGGCGGCCATGATCGCCGGGCTCATCCCCGCCCCCAGCCGGTACGAGCCCCGCGGCAACCCGGCGCTGGCCGACTCCAAGCGCACCCTCGTCCTCGCGACGATGGCGGAGGAGGGCTACATCACGCCGGCCGAGCGGGACGAGGCGGCGGCCCAGAAGGTGTGGCTGGCCGTCCAGGGCCCGCCGCCGGGCCCGGCGACCCTCGTGCACCCGTCGCAGCAGCAGAACACCGTCTTCCCGTTCTTCGTGGACTACGTCCGCCGGTACCTCGAGCTCCGGTACGGGCCGGCCAAGGTGTTCCGGGGCGGCCTCGAGATCACCGTCACCATGGACCCCGAGCTCCAGGCCCACGCCGAGGCCACCGTGGCCGACGCCCTCAGCGGCACCGCCGCCCCGCTGGAGATGTCGATGGTGGCGGTGGAGCCGCCCACCGGCTACGTCAAGGCGCTGGTCGGCGGACGGGACTTCGCCACCTCGCAGGTCAACCTGGCTCTCGGTGGCTGTCCCCGCAAGCCCACCGACGAGAAGATCAGGATCGAGGTGGAGGCCAGCTGCTGGAGCGCCCCGTCGGTCGGTGGCGGCGGCCTGGGGCGCCAGCCCGGGTCGTCGTTCAAGCCCTTCGTGCTGGCCGCCGCCCTGTCCCGCGGCTTCGAGCCGACCAAGGTGTACCCGGCGCCCCGGGTGTTCAACATCCCGGGCTGCCGGGTGACGGCGACCAACAAGTGCACCATCGGCAACGCCGAGGGCGGCGGGGGGGGCAGCGCCACCATCGAGTCGGCCACGGTGCGCTCGATCAACACCGTCTACGCCCAGCTGGTCCGCGACGTCGGCTGCAGGGAGACGGGGGAGATGGCCCGGGCCCTCGGCGTGACGTCCGCCTGGTACAGCCCCACGTTCCACACCTGCAGCGGCACCTACGCCCTGGGCGTCATCGACGTGTCCCCGCTGGAGATGGCGTCGTCGTTCGGCGTGTTCGCCTCCCGGGGCGAGCGGGCGCCGCCCGTGCCCGTGCTGGAGGTGGCCGAGCGCACGATCGACGGCGAGCGCCGGGTCATCGAGGACAACACCCGGCCCCAGCGGGAGCGGGTGCTGGACGAGATCATCGCCGACGCCGTCAACGACATCCTCGACGAGACGATCCCCAACGGCACCGCCCGGGCGGCCGACATCGGCCGGCCGGCGGCGGGCAAGACGGGGACGGGCCAGAACTACACCAACGCCTGGTTCGTGGGCTACACGCCCACCCTGTCGACGTCGGTCTGGATGGGGTACAGCAACGACCAGAAGACGCCGCTGCGGGGCATCAAGGGCGTCGACCGGGTGTTCGGCGGCACCATCCCGGCGCGCACGTGGCAGCGGTTCATGAAGACGGCGCTGGACGACGTGCCCGTCACCAAGTTCTCCGAGGCCCCGCCCATCAAGAACCTGGCCGAGGCCCTCCGCCGCGACGCCCGCGGTGGCTTCGATCCGGGTGACCAGCGCAAGCTGCCCGACCCCGACCCCGGTGGGCAGTGGCTCGTGGAGCCGCCGCCGCCGAAGCCGGCCCCGCCCACGACCCTGCCGCCCGTCCCCGTCCCGGTCCCGGGCGACGCCGACGCCGTGGTCGCCCCCGCGGTCGTCCCCGGTCCGCCAGCTGCCCCCACGACGACGGCAGCGCCGCCCGCCACCACCCCGACGACCCGCCGCTGA
- the selB gene encoding selenocysteine-specific translation elongation factor: MHVVATAGHVDHGKSTLVLTLTGMDPDRFAEEKARGLTIDLGFAWTTLPSGREMAFVDVPGHVRFLKNMLAGVGAVDACLFVVAATEGWKPQSEEHLRILELLGIDRGIVALTKVGLVDDEWRELAHLDLADHVKGTFLEDADVVDVDALAGTGVAELRAALDGLLATTPTAADRGRPRLWVDRAFAAKGSGTVVTGTLAGGPLAVDDEVVLLPSGRRARVRGLQSHKAALTTAGPGRRLAVNLAGVHHEQAERGNAVVRPEHWAPTRVLDCSFTVLGALDHDVSRRGAYQAYIGSGEYPVRLRVLGGEKLAPGSTGAVRLHLPVELPLLPGDRLVLRESGRGETVGGGEVLDVAPVLPAYKARPSRSVDRVVAERGWVEAGLLERLTGERRAPTVGRWVVDPPALAAAEERVRKAVDDAGPLGLDVATLDERDRAVLETLEGVDVDAGRALAAGRGADPLQGHPFVAALEAAPFSPPPPDGVDRDELRELARRGLVIQQDGVWFAPSALDDAARIVARLLAEHPGGVTVAQVRDALGTTRKFMLPLLAHLDTTGVTRRRADLRIPGPRLPKL; this comes from the coding sequence GTGCACGTCGTCGCCACCGCCGGCCACGTCGACCACGGCAAGTCCACCCTGGTCCTGACCCTCACCGGGATGGACCCCGACCGCTTCGCCGAGGAGAAGGCGCGCGGCCTCACCATCGACCTGGGCTTCGCCTGGACCACGCTGCCCAGCGGCCGCGAGATGGCCTTCGTCGACGTGCCCGGCCACGTGCGGTTCCTCAAGAACATGCTGGCCGGCGTGGGGGCGGTGGACGCCTGCCTGTTCGTGGTCGCCGCCACCGAGGGCTGGAAGCCGCAGTCCGAGGAGCACCTGCGGATCCTCGAGCTGCTGGGGATCGACCGCGGCATCGTGGCCCTCACCAAGGTCGGCCTGGTCGACGACGAGTGGCGCGAGCTGGCCCACCTCGACCTGGCCGACCACGTGAAGGGCACGTTCCTGGAGGACGCCGACGTGGTGGACGTGGACGCCCTGGCCGGCACCGGCGTGGCCGAGCTGCGGGCCGCCCTCGACGGCCTCCTCGCCACCACGCCGACGGCCGCCGACCGGGGACGGCCGCGGCTGTGGGTCGACCGGGCGTTCGCGGCCAAGGGCTCGGGCACGGTGGTGACCGGCACGCTGGCCGGCGGGCCCCTGGCCGTGGACGACGAGGTGGTGCTGCTCCCCAGTGGTCGCCGCGCCCGGGTGCGGGGCCTCCAGAGCCACAAGGCGGCGCTCACGACGGCCGGCCCGGGCCGGCGCCTGGCCGTGAACCTGGCCGGCGTCCACCACGAGCAGGCCGAGCGCGGCAACGCCGTCGTGCGCCCCGAGCACTGGGCGCCCACCCGGGTGCTCGACTGCTCGTTCACCGTCCTCGGCGCCCTCGACCACGACGTGTCCCGCCGGGGCGCCTACCAGGCCTACATCGGGTCGGGCGAGTACCCCGTGCGCCTGCGGGTGCTGGGCGGCGAGAAGCTGGCGCCCGGCTCGACGGGAGCGGTGCGGCTCCACCTGCCGGTGGAGCTGCCGCTCCTGCCCGGCGACCGCCTCGTCCTGCGGGAGAGCGGCCGCGGGGAGACGGTCGGCGGCGGCGAGGTGCTGGACGTGGCGCCCGTGCTGCCCGCCTACAAGGCCCGCCCGTCGCGGTCGGTGGACCGGGTCGTGGCCGAGCGCGGCTGGGTGGAGGCGGGGCTGCTCGAACGGCTGACGGGCGAGCGCCGGGCGCCGACGGTCGGGCGGTGGGTGGTCGACCCGCCCGCCCTCGCGGCGGCCGAGGAGCGGGTGCGCAAGGCGGTGGACGACGCCGGCCCCCTGGGCCTCGACGTCGCCACCCTCGACGAACGGGACCGGGCCGTGCTGGAGACCCTGGAGGGCGTCGACGTGGACGCCGGGCGGGCCCTCGCCGCCGGCCGGGGCGCCGACCCCCTCCAGGGCCACCCCTTCGTCGCCGCCCTGGAGGCGGCCCCGTTCTCGCCGCCGCCCCCCGACGGCGTGGACCGGGACGAGCTGCGGGAGCTGGCCCGGCGCGGTCTGGTGATCCAGCAGGACGGCGTGTGGTTCGCGCCGTCCGCCCTCGACGACGCGGCCCGCATCGTGGCCCGCCTGCTGGCCGAGCACCCCGGCGGCGTCACCGTCGCCCAGGTGCGCGACGCCCTCGGCACCACCCGCAAGTTCATGCTCCCGCTGCTCGCCCACCTCGACACGACCGGCGTCACCAGGCGCCGAGCCGACCTCAGGATCCCCGGCCCCAGGCTCCCCAAGCTCTGA
- a CDS encoding serine protease, whose protein sequence is MRTRPNGDRPAWRGMLGPRTVLGMATLILAFAIGSAASGVAFYSYYEYKRDKTEERVATFLEGFDNRFKTATETIDALRENSVAEIEKELEPLRRIQAEGGTLEALVEKVRASLFFVTTQDEQGQPSVGTAFALASDSEQTLAVTSYTTVRAATRQPAPKITVRQGDAEVPAQLWTWQEDRDLALLVVGKGSVPKLAMAGDPPVKTGERLFAISGLGAAGGSISQGFVADVSGAGIQHDAAVGPAFQGGPLVNSEGEVVAVATRTYSPLGFATEDVFFAPLVSAVCEKVLKCPSPDEVSGPGARR, encoded by the coding sequence ATGAGGACGCGTCCGAACGGCGACCGACCCGCATGGCGCGGCATGCTCGGGCCCCGGACGGTGCTCGGGATGGCGACGCTCATCCTGGCCTTCGCCATCGGCAGCGCCGCCAGCGGGGTCGCCTTCTACTCCTACTACGAGTACAAGCGTGACAAGACCGAGGAGCGGGTCGCCACCTTCCTGGAGGGCTTCGACAACCGCTTCAAGACGGCGACCGAGACCATCGACGCCCTCCGCGAGAACTCCGTGGCCGAGATCGAGAAGGAGCTCGAGCCGCTGCGCCGCATCCAGGCCGAGGGCGGGACCCTCGAGGCCCTGGTCGAGAAGGTCCGGGCGTCGCTGTTCTTCGTCACCACCCAGGACGAGCAGGGGCAGCCGTCGGTCGGGACCGCCTTCGCCCTGGCGTCGGACTCGGAGCAGACGCTCGCCGTCACCTCCTACACCACGGTCCGGGCCGCCACCCGCCAGCCGGCGCCCAAGATCACGGTCCGCCAGGGCGACGCCGAGGTGCCCGCCCAGCTGTGGACGTGGCAGGAGGACCGCGACCTGGCCCTGCTCGTCGTGGGCAAGGGGAGTGTGCCCAAGCTGGCGATGGCCGGCGATCCGCCGGTGAAGACGGGCGAGCGCCTCTTCGCCATCTCCGGCCTGGGGGCGGCCGGCGGGTCGATCAGCCAGGGCTTCGTGGCCGACGTCTCGGGGGCCGGGATCCAGCACGACGCGGCGGTCGGCCCCGCCTTCCAGGGCGGGCCACTGGTGAACTCCGAGGGCGAGGTGGTGGCGGTCGCCACCCGCACGTACTCGCCCCTCGGCTTCGCCACCGAGGACGTGTTCTTCGCCCCCCTGGTCAGCGCGGTCTGCGAAAAGGTCCTCAAGTGCCCGTCGCCCGACGAGGTGAGCGGGCCCGGCGCCAGGCGCTGA
- a CDS encoding glycosyltransferase, which produces MTGPIRARLRGASASSLAGGGGLVLFVTLTVVNGSNFLFHAVISRRLEPALYGGLSALLTILLVLTVPVSALQLAITRRVAARREAGQGPGSVVIGPLLGDAVLWGVALSGALVLASPVVQSFLHLPTLSSAVMLGVYVLPAAIALIPRAVLLGQLRFRLVAGGLLAGAATRLVLGVVLVERGAGIDGAMAATVLGEVATAAVLLPALRAVLSGRDDVTPLRVRWADATGAVLAFTGFWVLTGIDTLLARHYFPRVESGLYAAAATGARTAMFFSAAVSLVAFPRFAQGGGGTRSRAALVQALGAVLLLGFSVAATNVVAPDLVVGVLFGTAYEGSSAVIGMLALSSATLGVVNVGMYYLLATDGVRAASWVWAGVGAAVVAATVGDLSPSSLAAVMLASTVGVALLMLRAVFAARPAEDRSAALVSEELWTLAEPEVDVTVVVPYFNPGPALRPNLEGLLAVLERCGTTYEVVAVSDGSTDGSERTIQDLRGPCVRLVSLPTNRGKGEALRIGLAMGRGRYVGFIDADGDVDPAVLEPFLALVHTYQPDVVLGSKRHPLSDVSYPRLRRVYSWGYQQIIRVLFRLNIRDSQTGVKLIRREVLAGALPRMAEKRFAFDLELFVVARHLGYRRFFEAPVSIDHQFESTISFRSVRGMLVDTLAIFYRLRLLRFYDRPGRRELAADTAAAIQSAVGSDRLSGGVWAPSPWT; this is translated from the coding sequence GTGACGGGTCCAATCCGGGCAAGGCTACGGGGCGCCAGCGCGTCATCCCTGGCCGGCGGCGGTGGCCTGGTGCTCTTCGTCACCCTCACCGTGGTCAACGGGTCGAACTTCCTGTTCCACGCCGTGATCAGCCGCCGGCTGGAGCCGGCACTCTACGGCGGGCTCAGCGCCCTGCTCACCATCCTGCTCGTGCTCACCGTGCCGGTGAGCGCCCTCCAGCTGGCCATCACCCGCCGTGTGGCCGCCCGGCGGGAGGCGGGGCAAGGACCGGGCAGCGTGGTGATCGGACCGCTCCTCGGCGACGCCGTGCTGTGGGGAGTGGCCCTGAGCGGGGCGCTGGTGCTCGCCTCGCCGGTGGTGCAGTCGTTCCTCCACCTCCCGACGCTGTCGTCGGCGGTGATGCTCGGCGTTTACGTGCTGCCCGCGGCCATCGCCCTCATTCCCCGGGCCGTCCTGCTCGGCCAGCTACGGTTCCGGCTCGTGGCCGGCGGGCTGCTGGCCGGGGCGGCGACCCGCCTGGTGCTGGGCGTGGTGCTCGTCGAGCGGGGCGCCGGGATCGACGGTGCCATGGCCGCCACCGTCCTCGGCGAGGTGGCGACCGCCGCCGTGCTGCTCCCCGCCCTGCGGGCGGTGTTGAGCGGCCGCGACGACGTCACGCCGCTGCGGGTGCGGTGGGCCGACGCCACCGGTGCCGTGCTGGCCTTCACCGGCTTCTGGGTGCTCACCGGCATCGACACTCTGCTGGCCCGCCACTACTTCCCGCGCGTCGAGTCGGGGCTCTACGCGGCGGCGGCAACAGGGGCCCGCACGGCGATGTTCTTCTCGGCCGCGGTGTCGCTGGTCGCGTTCCCCCGCTTCGCCCAGGGCGGGGGCGGCACCCGGTCCCGGGCCGCCCTGGTGCAAGCCCTCGGCGCGGTGCTGCTCCTCGGCTTCTCAGTGGCGGCGACCAACGTGGTGGCCCCCGACCTCGTCGTCGGCGTGCTGTTCGGCACTGCCTACGAGGGCTCGTCGGCGGTGATCGGGATGCTGGCGCTGTCCTCCGCCACCCTGGGCGTCGTCAACGTGGGCATGTACTACCTGCTGGCCACCGACGGGGTGCGAGCCGCGTCATGGGTGTGGGCCGGGGTGGGGGCGGCCGTCGTCGCCGCCACCGTGGGGGACCTGTCGCCGTCGTCGCTGGCGGCGGTGATGTTGGCCAGCACCGTCGGCGTGGCGTTGCTCATGCTGCGGGCGGTGTTCGCCGCCCGACCCGCCGAGGACCGGTCGGCGGCGCTGGTCAGCGAGGAGCTGTGGACCCTCGCCGAGCCCGAAGTCGACGTCACCGTGGTGGTCCCCTATTTCAACCCCGGGCCCGCCTTGCGACCCAACCTCGAGGGCCTCCTGGCGGTGCTCGAGCGGTGCGGGACGACGTACGAGGTCGTGGCCGTCTCCGACGGTTCGACCGACGGGAGCGAGCGCACGATCCAGGACCTCCGTGGCCCCTGCGTGCGGCTCGTTTCGCTGCCCACCAACCGGGGCAAGGGCGAGGCGCTCCGCATCGGGCTGGCCATGGGCCGCGGCCGCTACGTCGGGTTCATCGACGCCGACGGGGACGTCGACCCGGCCGTGCTCGAGCCCTTCCTCGCCCTGGTGCACACCTACCAGCCCGACGTCGTCCTCGGCAGCAAGCGCCACCCCCTGTCCGACGTGTCGTATCCGCGGCTGCGACGCGTCTACTCGTGGGGCTACCAGCAGATCATCCGGGTGCTCTTCCGGCTCAACATTCGCGACAGCCAGACGGGCGTGAAGCTGATCAGGCGCGAGGTCCTGGCCGGCGCCCTCCCCCGCATGGCAGAGAAGCGATTCGCCTTCGACCTGGAGCTGTTCGTGGTGGCACGCCACCTCGGCTACAGGCGGTTCTTCGAGGCGCCGGTGAGCATCGACCACCAGTTCGAGAGCACGATCTCGTTCCGGTCGGTGCGGGGGATGCTCGTCGACACCCTCGCCATCTTCTACCGGCTGCGCCTGCTCCGGTTCTACGACCGCCCAGGCCGCCGCGAACTCGCCGCCGACACGGCCGCCGCCATCCAGAGCGCCGTGGGCAGCGACCGGCTCTCCGGCGGCGTGTGGGCACCGTCGCCGTGGACGTGA